The following are from one region of the Salvia splendens isolate huo1 chromosome 2, SspV2, whole genome shotgun sequence genome:
- the LOC121764311 gene encoding UDP-glycosyltransferase 87A1-like, producing the protein MAPAARSEPITACHAVAVPYPGRGHVNPMMNLCKLLASLKPDLLITVVLTEEWLGLIGAEEKPPGIRFASIPNVLPSERERAADMPSFVGATQTKMGEPFEQLMARLAEPIHFIIADTFLFWAIEFGNRRNIPVASLWPMPASVFSLFYHLDLLERNGDHPFDVSERGEERIGYIEGIESIRLIDIPSIAYMKDQRLINLVRRIFHNLTKAQYLLISSIYELESQVLEALNQEFSFPIYTFGPAIPYLNLEKVTALSTNKSDDDQLYFDWLNSQPPSSVLYVSLGSFLSVSAEQMDDIADGLRASGVSFLWVARGEAKQLQQRCGEAAGRVVPWCDQLRVLCHPSIGGFWTHGGWNSTVECLFGGKPMICFPIILDQTTIRKHVVEDWKIGVDSKKDLAPGEILRSGKITEIVKKFMDADSSERREMVGRAREFREIIRQAVSEGGSSFTNLASLLDHIQLAASDS; encoded by the exons aTGGCGCCGGCTGCGAGGAGCGAGCCAATTACAGCGTGCCATGCGGTGGCCGTGCCATATCCCGGCAGGGGCCACGTCAACCCCATGATGAATCTGTGCAAACTGCTGGCGAGTTTGAAGCCAGATCTCCTCATCACCGTCGTCCTGACGGAGGAGTGGCTCGGCTTGATCGGCGCGGAGGAGAAGCCGCCGGGTATCCGCTTTGCCTCCATCCCCAACGTCCTCCCCTCGGAGCGTGAGCGCGCCGCCGACATGCCTAGCTTCGTCGGAGCCACACAGACTAAGATGGGCGAGCCGTTCGAGCAGCTGATGGCCCGGCTCGCGGAGCCGATCCATTTCATAATCGCGGACACGTTTCTGTTCTGGGCGATTGAGTTCGGAAACCGGAGGAATATTCCGGTGGCGTCTCTCTGGCCGATGCCGGCTTCCGTGTTCTCGCTGTTTTACCATCTAGACCTCCTCGAGCGGAATGGCGATCACCCCTTTGACGTTTCAG AAAGGGGAGAGGAACGAATAGGTTACATCGAAGGAATTGAGTCCATCCGGCTGATCGACATTCCATCAATCGCCTACATGAAAGACCAACGCCTTATCAATCTAGTCCGTCGAATATTCCACAACTTAACCAAGGCTCAATACCTATTAATCTCTTCAATCTACGAGCTGGAATCCCAAGTATTGGAAGCCCTAAACCAGGAATTCTCATTTCCTATATACACTTTTGGCCCTGCTATACCTTATCTCAATCTCGAAAAGGTCACAGCTCTCTCAACCAATAAAAGCGATGACGATCAGCTCTATTTTGATTGGCTGAACTCTCAGCCGCCGAGTTCGGTTCTGTACGTCTCGTTGGGGAGCTTTCTGTCTGTCTCGGCTGAGCAGATGGATGATATTGCCGATGGATTACGGGCAAGTGGGGTGAGCTTCTTGTGGGTGGCTCGAGGGGAGGCGAAACAGTTGCAGCAACGTTGCGGGGAGGCTGCGGGGAGAGTCGTGCCGTGGTGCGACCAGCTTAGAGTGTTGTGTCATCCTAGTATCGGGGGATTCTGGACGCACGGTGGATGGAACTCGACTGTGGAATGTCTGTTCGGTGGGAAGCCTATGATCTGCTTTCCGATAATCCTGGATCAAACTACAATCCGGAAACATGTGGTTGAGGATTGGAAGATCGGAGTGGATTCGAAAAAGGATTTGGCGCCCGGGGAAATACTGAGGAGCGGGAAAATAACTGAGATTGTGAAGAAATTCATGGATGCAGATAGCAGTGAGAGAAGGGAGATGGTGGGAAGAGCCAGAGAGTTTCGAGAGATAATTCGACAAGCGGTTTCGGAGGGAGgttcttctttcaccaacctcgcTTCTTTACTTGATCACATTCAGCTGGCTGCTTCTGATTCTTAA